The stretch of DNA CGGGGAGCAGATGTCCGGCACGAACACGGCCGCGCTATCGGCGGCAGAGCCGTAACGCGGGTCTCCCTGCCAGTGGAGGCCTGAGGCCGTGGGCGGGGAGGGGAGCTCCGGCATGGTCGACCTCGACCACTGGACCTCCGGCACCTGGCCGAAGAAATCTTGCGCGTTCTGGGCGGcgttgccggaggaggaggacgacaaCGATCGGCGGTTCGGCGAGCTGAGCTTCCCGCTGTCGGCCTGCAAATGGATCGCCACTGTTAGGTTACCGGACCAGCTATGCTATATACTGGAGTGAGCTGTTCCGACATAGATCGATCGTTCAGTCACATGTTTTTTGTGTTCAGAATCATGTCAATTGTGAAATATCTTGTGCGATGTATCACTGCATGTTTTAAGCTGGAAATTTCCGGTGAAAGTACGATTATATGACATGATTAACCAGACCTGACTCTGGATTAACGTTCCAGGATGCAGATCAGATAAATTAGTACTTGATTCGAGATCATGAGACAGGTCACCAGAATTACTGGCCAGCGTTCAGAACTCGTACTGCTACTGCAATCTTGGATTAATTTCCTGAGCAGTTGAGCTCACAAACTGTTATCATATCACGTTGAATTGCTATTTTAGTACTTGAAGTGAGTTTCTCCCCTGATGATAAAGTAACTTGGAGTAACTGCCAAGTGCTATTCGAATTACTAATTCAAATTTGGTTCTGGGTGAGTTAGTACTGACCTTGGACGTGCCATTTTCGGCGAATCCGAAGCCCGAGTTGAACTCGGTGAACCCGAAGAACTCGTCCAGCGGCCAGTCCGGCATGCTCCCGCCAAAAAGTGCTGCGCTCGCCGCCGTGACGGCCACCCGGGGGCTCTTCTTCGGAGGGGCTTTGATTACCTCCGGCTCCGCGGGCCTCATCGCCGGGGTAGCGCTGCCGAACTGCTCATCGATGACAGACCAGTCGGGCAAGTTCCCGGTGATGCCGACGTCCGAGCCGGCCGCCCAGTCGATGTCTCCGTCGCTGTAGAGCGGCGTTGGGCTCCTCTTCCGGTGGCACATCGGCGGTGGCAGGGGAGCCGACGAGGCGTTGTTGGGCGGTTGCGGCTCCGGCTCCGGCTCCGGAACTGATTCTTCTTGTTCGTCGGGCTCGAGGCCGACCTGGACGCCTGTGAGGAGGAACCTCCGGTGCGCGGAGACGAAGGCGTTGGCGGTGTGCACGGCGACGTCGCAGCTCCGGCAGAGCAGCGCGCGGTCCTCCACGCAGAAGAAGTAGGCGTGGCCCTCCTGTCGTAGCAGAAACAGAGGACGTACTCGTCAGATACCGGCCGGGGCAAAAAGATGTGCCAAGATTAGCGGAAGGGCGAGAGAGCAACAAATCCAAGCACCTGGCATATGTCGCAGTTCGGCGCGGACACGGCGGGCGGGTTGGATGCGGCGGAGAGGAGGGGTAGGCGGTGGTGCTTGCCGGCGAGGCGGTTGGCGGCGTGCACGTCGCGGTCGCAGCGCGCGCAGAGGGCGGCCTCGTCGGCGCAGCAGACCACGCGCGCCTCGGCCGCCTCGCACGCGGAGCAGAGGACCTTCATCGATCGATTGATCCGATCACTGCACGATCGTCCGCGTGGAGGGCCGCGGGGAGGTAGGAGAGGAGAGCGGGGCTTGGCAGTGAGGTTGTGGGTGGGAGGGGGGTGGGAAGCGGTGCGGTTTTGTCCCCGCCGGTTGGTGACTCGACGCGCACGAGTTCGTACAGGGCGAGGCGCCGTGCAGTGCGCGTGGCGGATGGGCGGCCGGACGGGTGGGTGGGAGGTGAGGTGGGGCGAGGCTGTTGGCAGCGCGGGATATTTTGATGGACGCCGCGGCCGCAGACGCTGACGCCGGGGGCACAGATCACATGGGACAGAGTGTGACATGGATGGCCGGCTGGCTGGCG from Triticum urartu cultivar G1812 chromosome 3, Tu2.1, whole genome shotgun sequence encodes:
- the LOC125543234 gene encoding B-box zinc finger protein 22-like, translated to MKVLCSACEAAEARVVCCADEAALCARCDRDVHAANRLAGKHHRLPLLSAASNPPAVSAPNCDICQEGHAYFFCVEDRALLCRSCDVAVHTANAFVSAHRRFLLTGVQVGLEPDEQEESVPEPEPEPQPPNNASSAPLPPPMCHRKRSPTPLYSDGDIDWAAGSDVGITGNLPDWSVIDEQFGSATPAMRPAEPEVIKAPPKKSPRVAVTAASAALFGGSMPDWPLDEFFGFTEFNSGFGFAENGTSKADSGKLSSPNRRSLSSSSSGNAAQNAQDFFGQVPEVQWSRSTMPELPSPPTASGLHWQGDPRYGSAADSAAVFVPDICSPENPFRCFAAGADLKRRRRC